The Candidatus Manganitrophus noduliformans genome includes a window with the following:
- the frr gene encoding ribosome recycling factor, which yields MFSDAKKKMLEKMEASLQHLKVELSGVRTGRASLVLFDSVQVNYYGATTPLKQIATLSIPDSRTVLIQPWDTSQLPEMEKAILGSGLGLTPSNDGKVIRISIPPLTEERRKDLVKLVKRIGEESKVAIRNIRRDTNEELKSLQKDGTLTEDALRKAQDEVQKMTDQTITKVDEILKKKEAEILEV from the coding sequence TGACGCGAAAAAGAAAATGCTCGAGAAGATGGAGGCTTCCCTCCAACACCTGAAGGTGGAGCTCTCCGGCGTTCGAACCGGCCGCGCCTCCTTGGTCCTCTTCGATTCCGTTCAGGTCAATTATTATGGAGCAACCACTCCTTTAAAGCAGATCGCGACCCTTTCCATCCCCGACAGCAGAACGGTCCTCATTCAGCCATGGGATACCAGCCAGCTTCCCGAGATGGAAAAAGCGATCTTGGGCTCCGGGCTGGGACTCACCCCCTCCAACGATGGAAAGGTCATCCGGATCAGCATCCCTCCTCTGACCGAAGAGCGAAGAAAAGATCTCGTGAAGCTGGTGAAAAGGATCGGGGAAGAGTCGAAGGTGGCGATCCGAAACATCCGGCGCGATACGAACGAAGAGCTCAAATCGCTGCAGAAGGACGGAACACTGACGGAGGATGCGCTCCGCAAAGCGCAGGATGAAGTTCAAAAAATGACCGACCAAACGATCACCAAGGTCGATGAAATCTTAAAGAAGAAAGAAGCGGAGATTCTGGAAGTTTAA